The stretch of DNA TTGCTGCCGCGGATCTGCTCTGCCGGGCGGCGGGATATGTCCCGCTGCGCCGCGACCAGGAGGCTCAACTGGACGACGGCGGCGGCAATGGTTCCGAACCGCGCCAGCGGCGAGAGTTCCTTCCACGACTTCTTCTTCCGTGCGTTCTTGCTTCTGTTCGTCATCGTCACAGCTCCTTGCTTCCGGGGTTGTTCATTGTAGGGGTGATTTGTGCACCTGAGGAAGAGGCTATGGGACCGGGGGGACTACGGCCGCGTGGACAGCAGTGAACGGCGCGAGCCGCTCCTTCTGCTCCGGCGTGAGGCGCAGCACCCGCCCGGTGGCCTCTTCGACGAACGCGAGATGGCTCGTGGCCCGGACGCAGTCCTCGCCGGTCACGGGATCCTGCACGAGGTAGTGGATGTCGAAGCTGGCGCCCTTGACGGCGCCGATCCAAAGCTGGACCACCGCCGGCACGTTGCGGTATTCGAGCGTCCGGACGTAGCGGATCTTATGCTCCACCACGAGGGCGAGGGTTCCCTCCGGGATGTCGCTGAAGAGCGGCACCGGCGGCTCCATTCCGGGCAGTCCGGGCCCGCGCGGGGGCCCGAAGCCCGCGATCCGGGCCTCCTCCAGAATCCGGACCACTTGGACGTTGTTGATGTGGCCGTAGGCGTCCATGTCGCCCCAGCGCATCGGCACCCGAACCTCCAGGCGCCTGCCGCCGGGGGCAGCCGGGTCCGGGGCGGCCGTGCCGGCGGCGCTCAGCTCCGCACCGCCGTCGTGTCTTCCACGGCACGGTCCGAGGAGGCCGCGTCGGCGTCTTCACCGGCGAACTGGGACATGTAGAGGCGGTAGTAGGCGCCCTTCAGTTCCAGCAGCTCGGCGTGCCGGCCCTGCTCCACGATGCGGCCGGCTTCCATCACCAGGATGGTGTCGGCGTCGCGGATGGTGGAGAGCCGGTGGGCGATCACGAAGCTGGTGCGCTCCGTGCGCAGCGCAGCCATGGCCTTCTGGACCAGGACTTCGGTGCGGGTATCCACGGAACTGGTGGCCTCGTCCAGGATCAGCAGCGAGGGGTTGGCGACGAAGGCCCGGGCGATGGTGATCAGCTGCTTTTCGCCGGCGCTGACGTTGTTGCCTTCCTCGTCGATGATCGTGTTGTACCCGTCGGGCAGCGCCCGGACGAATCGGTCCACGAAGGTGGCCTTGGCCGCTTCCATGACCTGCTCTTCGGTGGCGTCCAGCTTGCCGTAGCGGATGTTGTCGTAGATTGTGCCGCCGAACAGCCAGGCGTCCTGCAGGACCATGCCCACCTTGGAGCGCAGTTCCGCGCGGCTCAGCTGCGTGATGTCCACCCCGTCCAGGGTAATGCTGCCGGCGTTCAGCTCATAGAAGCGCATCACAAGGTTCACCAGCGTGGTCTTGCCGGCACCCGTCGGGCCGACAATCGCGACGGTATGCCCGGGCTCGGCCGTGAAGGACAGGTCCCCGATCAGCGGCTTGTCCGGGGTGTAGCTGAAGCTGACGTGCCTGAACTCGACGTGGCCGTCGGTCTTGGCCGGCAGCTGCTCGGTGGCGGTCTCGGCGTCCTGCTCCTCGGCGTCGAGGAACTCAAAGACCCGCTCGGCGGAGGCGACGCCGGACTGCAGCATGTTGGCCATGCCCGCCATCTGGCCCAGCGGCTGGGTGAATTCGCGCGAGTACTGGATGAACGCCGTGGCGTCACCCAGGCTCATTCCGCCGGCGGCAACCCGGAGTCCGCCGACGACGGCGATCCCCACGTAGCTGAGGTAGGACACGAACTGCATGACCGGCATGATCATGCCGGAGACGAACTGCGCCCCGAAGCTGGCCTTGTAGAGCGCCTCGTTCCGCTCGTCGAAGCGGGCCAGCATGTCGGCGTCCCGGCCGAAGACACGGACCAGGTCATGCCCGGAGAACGATTCCTCGATCTGGCCGTTGAGCTCGCCGGTGTTCTTCCACTGGGAGGCGAAGAGCTTCTGGCTGCGGGAGCCGATGATGCCGGCAGCAACGCCGGAGAGCGGAAGCGCGATCAGGGCGATCAGGGCGAGCTGCCACGAGACGATGAACATCATGATGACGATCCCGAGCACCGTCAGCGCCGAATTCACCAGCTGGGCGAAGGCCTGCTGGAGTGCCTGCTGGATGTTGTCCACGTCGTTGGTGACGCGGGACAGGATGTCGCCGCGCTGGCGGGTGTCGAAGTAGTTCAGCGGGAGCTTGTTCAGCTTCTTCTCGGTGTCATTGCGGAGCTGGCGGACCACCCGCATCACGAGGATGTTCAGGACATAGCCCTGCAGCCAGAGGAAGATGTTGGCGACGAAGTACATCACCAGGACAACGCTGATGAGGAACGCGAGCTTCTGGAAATCGATGCCCACGCCCGGGATGAGGTCCATCTTGGCCAGCATGTCCGCGAAGTTGTTGTCGCCGCGGGCGCGCAGCCCATCCACGAACTGCTCCTTGCTGACCCCGGCGGGCAACTGCTTGCCGACGACTCCCCCGAAGATCACGTCCATCGCCTGGCCCAGGATCCGGGGGGCGATCACGTTCAGGACGACGGCGACCGCCACGAGTCCGAGCACCAGGACGATGCCGGCCCGCTCGGGTTTCAACAGCCCCATGAGCCGTTTGGCCGAGGGCCAGAAGTGCTGGGCCTTCTTGGCCGGCACAGCGCCGAACATGCCGCCGTCGGCCTCGCCGGGAGTGAATTCCTCCTCGTAGAAGTCCTCGTCGTTGGCGGCGGCGTCCGGTACGGAGACCTTCTCGGTGCTGCTCATGCCACTGCCTCCGCGCTTAGCTGGGACTCAACAATTTCCTGGTAGGTGGGCGATGTTTCCAGCAGTTCCTCGTGTGTGCCCCGGTCCACGATCCGCCCCTTGTCCAGGACGAGGATCTGGTCCGCATCGGCGATCGTGGAGACGCGCTGGCCGACGATGATCA from Arthrobacter sp. PAMC25564 encodes:
- a CDS encoding thioesterase family protein, whose protein sequence is MRWGDMDAYGHINNVQVVRILEEARIAGFGPPRGPGLPGMEPPVPLFSDIPEGTLALVVEHKIRYVRTLEYRNVPAVVQLWIGAVKGASFDIHYLVQDPVTGEDCVRATSHLAFVEEATGRVLRLTPEQKERLAPFTAVHAAVVPPVP
- a CDS encoding ABC transporter ATP-binding protein — its product is MSSTEKVSVPDAAANDEDFYEEEFTPGEADGGMFGAVPAKKAQHFWPSAKRLMGLLKPERAGIVLVLGLVAVAVVLNVIAPRILGQAMDVIFGGVVGKQLPAGVSKEQFVDGLRARGDNNFADMLAKMDLIPGVGIDFQKLAFLISVVLVMYFVANIFLWLQGYVLNILVMRVVRQLRNDTEKKLNKLPLNYFDTRQRGDILSRVTNDVDNIQQALQQAFAQLVNSALTVLGIVIMMFIVSWQLALIALIALPLSGVAAGIIGSRSQKLFASQWKNTGELNGQIEESFSGHDLVRVFGRDADMLARFDERNEALYKASFGAQFVSGMIMPVMQFVSYLSYVGIAVVGGLRVAAGGMSLGDATAFIQYSREFTQPLGQMAGMANMLQSGVASAERVFEFLDAEEQDAETATEQLPAKTDGHVEFRHVSFSYTPDKPLIGDLSFTAEPGHTVAIVGPTGAGKTTLVNLVMRFYELNAGSITLDGVDITQLSRAELRSKVGMVLQDAWLFGGTIYDNIRYGKLDATEEQVMEAAKATFVDRFVRALPDGYNTIIDEEGNNVSAGEKQLITIARAFVANPSLLILDEATSSVDTRTEVLVQKAMAALRTERTSFVIAHRLSTIRDADTILVMEAGRIVEQGRHAELLELKGAYYRLYMSQFAGEDADAASSDRAVEDTTAVRS